A single genomic interval of Arthrobacter methylotrophus harbors:
- a CDS encoding stealth family protein has translation MDQQAIYFGSPPSDDDAVVPEPTSPAVEERLKHRADVVRHRGRYSLLNQNRTPQQVMVEDLLVIRAALDAAGLDFILVRGNDHRPVIAVDWKLRKKLRQALVSAFRNEPFYSMTVDARKKSTLLVADGELSSNRKARIFRLFRPRVEPGGGLTYGPSLGVQLELWEFDGDQLILPVENSLTRRTMLRQDAVRGTVERHGLTWPTIENMFADHASDIDFDVDIVFSWVDGNDPAYIAARREQMKDAVVGAGDAHEARFRQINELKYALRSVYMYAPWIRRIYIATDSPAPEWLAEHPSVKLMRSEDFFKDPAVLPTHNSQAVESQLHHIEGLSEHFLYSNDDMFFGRPVAPDMFFTPGGITKFIEASTRIGLGENDAERSGFENAARVNRKLLWERFGRITTRHLEHTAAPLRRSVITEMEREFPAEFAKTAGSRFRAADNISVTNSFYHYYSLLTGRAVTQTSAKVRYVDTTLWSGLHYLPTLLAKRNVDFFCLNDGSFPEVAADERAALVTDFMEKYFPVKAPWEK, from the coding sequence ATGGACCAGCAAGCGATTTACTTCGGTAGTCCACCTTCCGACGACGACGCGGTCGTTCCAGAACCGACATCTCCCGCAGTGGAGGAGCGCCTCAAACACCGTGCCGACGTCGTCCGCCATCGTGGCCGCTACAGCTTGCTGAACCAGAACCGCACGCCGCAGCAGGTGATGGTCGAAGACCTCCTCGTGATCCGGGCAGCGTTGGATGCGGCCGGGCTGGACTTCATACTGGTCCGCGGCAACGATCACCGGCCGGTGATCGCCGTCGACTGGAAGCTCCGGAAGAAGCTGCGCCAGGCTTTGGTTTCGGCTTTCCGGAACGAACCGTTCTACTCCATGACCGTGGATGCCCGGAAGAAATCCACCTTGCTGGTGGCGGACGGCGAGCTGTCAAGCAACCGCAAGGCCCGGATTTTCCGGCTCTTCCGGCCCCGCGTGGAACCCGGAGGCGGGCTGACCTATGGCCCTTCCTTGGGTGTGCAGCTGGAATTGTGGGAGTTCGACGGCGATCAGCTCATCCTGCCGGTGGAGAACTCCCTGACCCGTCGGACCATGCTGCGCCAGGACGCTGTCCGGGGCACGGTGGAACGCCACGGGTTGACGTGGCCGACCATAGAGAACATGTTCGCGGACCACGCGAGCGACATCGATTTCGACGTCGACATCGTCTTTTCGTGGGTGGACGGCAACGATCCGGCCTACATCGCAGCCCGCCGCGAGCAGATGAAGGACGCGGTCGTGGGTGCAGGCGATGCCCACGAGGCGCGCTTCCGGCAAATCAACGAGCTCAAATATGCCCTCCGTTCCGTGTACATGTACGCGCCGTGGATCCGCCGGATTTACATCGCAACCGACTCTCCCGCGCCCGAGTGGCTGGCAGAGCACCCGAGCGTCAAGCTCATGCGCAGCGAGGATTTCTTCAAGGATCCCGCAGTGCTGCCCACCCACAATTCGCAGGCCGTGGAATCCCAGTTGCACCACATTGAGGGCCTCTCCGAGCACTTCCTGTATTCCAACGACGACATGTTCTTCGGCCGCCCCGTAGCACCGGACATGTTCTTCACTCCTGGCGGAATCACCAAGTTCATCGAAGCCTCAACCCGGATAGGCCTCGGCGAGAACGACGCCGAACGCAGCGGTTTCGAGAACGCCGCCCGCGTCAACAGGAAGCTCCTTTGGGAGAGGTTTGGGCGTATCACCACACGGCATTTGGAGCACACAGCCGCCCCGCTGCGCCGCAGCGTGATCACCGAGATGGAGCGCGAGTTTCCGGCCGAGTTCGCCAAGACGGCCGGCAGCAGGTTCCGCGCGGCGGACAACATCTCCGTGACCAACTCGTTCTACCACTACTACTCGTTGCTCACGGGGCGGGCTGTAACACAGACGTCCGCCAAAGTCAGGTATGTGGACACCACCCTGTGGTCCGGGCTGCACTACCTGCCCACGCTCCTGGCCAAACGCAACGTGGACTTCTTCTGCCTCAACGACGGGAGCTTCCCCGAGGTGGCTGCCGATGAACGGGCTGCGCTCGTCACGGATTTCATGGAGAAGTACTTCCCTGTCAAGGCTCCGTGGGAGAAGTAG
- a CDS encoding phosphodiesterase, whose amino-acid sequence MELIEAEHPRPGHILLHLSDSHLLGGTEPLYGAVDSEAHLRQLFSEVHASKVRPDAVIFTGDLADQGEPGAYAKLRAIVEPACRDMGARVIWAMGNHDDRANFRAVLFDQSDNDAPVDHSYFVNGLRIITLDTSVPGYHHGELSQHQLDWLESELETPAPDGTILALHHPPVPSILDLAILVELRGQAALADVVRNSDVRTILGGHLHYSTTATFAGIPVSVASASCYTQDLNVPQGGTRGRDGAQAFNLVHVYEQTIVHSVVPLGKSPTVGEYVSPEATRRRLAEAGIRIPQRPTHERGVRADAKFPAMIPR is encoded by the coding sequence ATGGAGCTCATTGAGGCCGAACATCCTCGGCCAGGACACATCCTCCTGCATTTAAGCGACTCCCATTTGTTGGGAGGAACGGAGCCCCTTTACGGTGCGGTAGATAGTGAAGCCCACCTTCGGCAGCTCTTTTCGGAAGTACATGCGTCCAAGGTCCGCCCCGACGCCGTGATCTTCACAGGTGACTTGGCCGATCAAGGCGAGCCGGGCGCCTACGCCAAACTCCGGGCGATCGTCGAACCTGCCTGCCGTGACATGGGGGCACGCGTGATCTGGGCGATGGGAAACCACGACGACCGCGCCAATTTCCGGGCGGTCCTCTTCGACCAGAGCGACAATGATGCCCCCGTTGATCACAGCTACTTCGTCAATGGCTTGCGGATCATCACCCTAGACACCTCGGTACCCGGCTACCACCACGGTGAACTGAGCCAGCACCAGCTCGACTGGTTGGAATCGGAGCTCGAAACACCCGCTCCGGACGGCACCATTCTTGCCCTCCACCACCCACCCGTCCCGAGCATCCTGGACCTCGCCATACTCGTGGAGCTGCGCGGCCAGGCAGCACTGGCCGACGTCGTGCGCAATTCGGACGTCCGCACTATCCTGGGCGGTCACCTGCACTACTCCACCACGGCCACGTTCGCCGGCATTCCCGTGTCGGTGGCGTCTGCGAGCTGCTACACGCAGGACCTCAACGTTCCGCAGGGAGGCACCCGTGGCCGCGACGGCGCCCAAGCCTTCAACCTGGTGCACGTCTACGAGCAAACGATTGTGCATTCGGTGGTGCCGTTGGGCAAGTCACCGACCGTGGGCGAGTATGTCAGCCCCGAAGCAACCCGGCGTCGGCTGGCCGAGGCCGGGATCCGGATCCCCCAGAGGCCTACCCACGAACGCGGTGTGAGGGCCGACGCCAAGTTCCCTGCGATGATCCCCCGCTAG
- a CDS encoding peptidoglycan DD-metalloendopeptidase family protein, which yields MGKHHESGQVVDLVLSRKFGRVLSACFLAVMVILAFGFQGPGWGGQTTTGSAAVGQVAPSMLPTEGPTSGVQASTAQNPSSASVPASSNASVSFERSPVQTLDKNGVGSLNVASSSLDRPGAGKLYAPLEVLVPSSPFGLRIDPLTGLPGEFHWGQDFAAACGTLVYAADAGVVRAVGWHPWGGGNRVEIDHGNGLVTTYNHLQGIAVVKGESIRVGQVIAKVGTTGSSTGCHLHFETILNGVYTNPMNWTFLPTKQVDPLGDIPMVSYQPGAATATSAGSVWSVPGAVPTDPVAASAEQPVTGGVQEATVAPPSQSATATQTPAASPSGSPTVSGTPSGPSETATPTPGPTGAGSPSSSPTATGTPTPSASPSGTKTLTGTPTPAPTPSSPPNQSPSQAPAVTQPPAVTVPPTVTVPPTVTVPPTAAPASSSPVPVPTATHIQSSPAAPLPAPMPPTSPAPSATTSTKTATAAPKP from the coding sequence GTGGGTAAGCATCATGAGTCTGGCCAGGTTGTCGATCTGGTGCTCTCAAGAAAATTTGGCCGGGTACTCTCGGCCTGCTTCCTCGCTGTCATGGTGATCCTCGCCTTTGGATTCCAGGGTCCAGGTTGGGGTGGGCAAACGACAACCGGCTCGGCGGCCGTGGGCCAGGTAGCGCCCAGCATGCTGCCCACCGAAGGCCCGACGTCCGGTGTGCAAGCAAGCACGGCTCAAAACCCGTCGTCGGCTTCGGTCCCTGCAAGCAGCAACGCCTCCGTGTCTTTTGAACGCTCCCCGGTCCAGACCCTCGACAAGAACGGCGTCGGAAGTCTCAACGTCGCTTCCAGTTCCCTCGACCGGCCGGGCGCCGGGAAACTCTATGCACCCCTTGAAGTGCTGGTTCCGAGTTCTCCCTTCGGCCTGAGGATCGACCCCTTGACAGGCCTGCCCGGCGAGTTCCACTGGGGCCAGGACTTCGCAGCGGCATGCGGAACCCTCGTCTACGCAGCCGACGCCGGCGTGGTCCGGGCCGTGGGCTGGCACCCCTGGGGCGGCGGGAACCGCGTAGAGATCGACCATGGCAATGGACTCGTCACCACGTACAACCACCTCCAAGGAATCGCCGTGGTCAAGGGAGAGTCGATACGGGTGGGCCAGGTCATTGCCAAGGTGGGAACCACAGGTTCCTCCACAGGCTGCCATCTGCACTTTGAAACGATCCTCAATGGTGTCTACACGAACCCGATGAACTGGACCTTCCTGCCAACCAAGCAAGTTGATCCCCTCGGCGATATCCCCATGGTCAGCTACCAGCCAGGGGCCGCAACTGCCACCTCGGCAGGATCTGTCTGGTCCGTCCCGGGGGCCGTGCCGACCGACCCGGTAGCCGCCTCCGCGGAGCAGCCTGTAACCGGCGGAGTGCAGGAGGCGACGGTCGCGCCGCCAAGCCAGTCTGCCACGGCAACGCAAACCCCGGCCGCGTCACCCTCCGGCAGTCCCACGGTGAGCGGTACGCCTAGTGGGCCAAGTGAGACGGCGACGCCCACCCCCGGCCCGACTGGCGCCGGAAGTCCCAGCAGCAGTCCGACGGCGACTGGCACCCCGACGCCGAGCGCGAGCCCGAGCGGCACCAAGACCTTGACGGGCACGCCGACGCCGGCGCCAACGCCGAGCAGCCCACCGAACCAATCGCCGTCGCAAGCGCCCGCCGTGACGCAGCCGCCCGCCGTGACCGTTCCACCGACGGTGACTGTTCCGCCGACGGTGACTGTTCCGCCGACGGCCGCGCCGGCGTCGAGCTCCCCTGTCCCGGTGCCGACCGCGACGCACATCCAGTCCAGCCCCGCGGCGCCCCTACCCGCGCCGATGCCCCCCACGAGCCCCGCGCCGTCGGCCACGACAAGCACCAAAACGGCAACTGCGGCGCCCAAGCCTTAG
- a CDS encoding oxygenase MpaB family protein has product MVNFLKKWQSELRMTFTGHPQSTPDWVLRLADGDDAGYHLPGSAVWAVHGSMATIVAGIRVLLMQSLHPGALAGVYDHSGFKRDPLGRLANTIRWIFTVSYGSMESAHMATHFVRRVHDSVKGSYVDAAGHTREYSANDPELLRWVHVAYADSFVAAHRIWGGAVPGGADAYVREWAQAGRLMGVQDPPLSLAEVTSEMDGWYASGHLRADQRLKETVDFIRNPPLKASLQPGYRILFAAAVASLEPKYRELLGLEKPHFGPIPLPSILAARVVLTVVRLTLGRSGPSEQAARQRLRRLGYEA; this is encoded by the coding sequence ATGGTCAACTTCCTCAAGAAGTGGCAATCGGAACTGCGGATGACTTTCACGGGTCACCCGCAGTCGACGCCTGACTGGGTGCTGCGGCTTGCGGACGGCGACGACGCCGGATACCACCTTCCCGGCTCGGCCGTCTGGGCCGTCCACGGATCCATGGCCACGATCGTTGCGGGAATCCGTGTGCTGCTCATGCAGTCCCTGCACCCCGGCGCCTTGGCCGGCGTCTACGACCATTCGGGCTTCAAAAGGGACCCCCTCGGCCGGTTGGCAAATACCATCCGTTGGATCTTCACGGTGAGCTACGGTTCCATGGAATCAGCCCACATGGCCACCCACTTCGTGCGGAGAGTCCACGACTCCGTCAAAGGCAGCTACGTTGACGCCGCCGGGCACACCCGCGAATATTCAGCCAATGATCCCGAACTCCTCCGCTGGGTCCACGTTGCCTACGCGGATTCCTTCGTGGCGGCGCACCGGATCTGGGGCGGTGCAGTTCCCGGCGGTGCCGATGCCTACGTGCGCGAGTGGGCCCAGGCGGGCCGTTTGATGGGCGTCCAGGACCCTCCGTTGAGCCTGGCCGAGGTGACATCGGAAATGGACGGGTGGTATGCCTCCGGCCATCTGCGCGCGGACCAACGGCTCAAGGAAACCGTCGATTTTATCCGGAATCCCCCGCTGAAGGCGTCGCTTCAACCCGGCTATCGGATTCTGTTTGCTGCGGCCGTGGCCAGCCTGGAGCCCAAGTATCGGGAGCTCTTGGGACTGGAGAAGCCCCACTTCGGCCCGATACCATTGCCGTCGATTCTCGCCGCCCGGGTGGTTCTCACCGTCGTGCGCCTGACTTTGGGACGAAGCGGCCCCAGCGAACAGGCAGCCCGGCAACGGCTGCGCCGCTTGGGCTACGAGGCTTAA
- a CDS encoding proline dehydrogenase family protein yields the protein MSTPTRDQSIDARTQSTPESGHPELAHEELAYEAIQLVRHWLTEASKVPVDVSAQRLAGVLKDPNGLDFTVGFVDGVIRPEDLSVAGRNLAKLAPKVPAFLPWYMRAAVRTGGVMAPVLPQVVIPIARRVLRDMVGHLIVDATDAKLGPAIAKIKQNGVHLNVNLLGEAVLGEREASRRLEGTLKLLARDDVDYVSIKESSTVAPHSLWAFDEAVDHVVEKLTPLYRLAASFSKPKFINLDMEEYKDLSLTMAVFTRILDKPEFKNLEAGIVLQAYLPDALSAMQELQEWAAARRASGGAPIKVRVVKGANLPMEQVQASIQGWPLATWGTKQDSDTNYKRVLNYALTAEHIDAVRIGVAGHNLFDVAFAWLLAKERGVTEGIEFEMLLGMATGQATAVRKDVGSLLLYTPVVHPGEFDVAIAYLIRRLEEGASQDNFMSAVFELGGNSPESRSLFEREKQRFLASLAELDDAVPAPNRTQDRNKPSASTTNQGFANTPDTDPALPANRAWGRAILERIPGSTAGNAIVEASKVSSPQELDRIIAAAVEAGEKWGAMPAAERAAILHRAGDILESRRAELLEVMASETGKTIEQGDPEVSEAIDFAHYYAERAKDLETVDGATFVPANLTVVTPPWNFPVAIPAGSTLAALAAGSAVVIKPAKQARRSGSVMVDALWEAGVPREVLALVQLEERELGTQLVSHPSVDRVILTGGYETAELFRSFRQDLPLLAETSGKNAIIVTPHADLDLAAKDVVYSAFGHAGQKCSAASLVILVGSVATSGRFHNQLIDAARSLKVGYPEQATTQMGPIIEPANGKLLNALTTLGDGESWAMKPEKLDETGRLWSPGIRFGVKRGSYFHLTEFFGPVLGVMTAATLEEAIAIQNEIEYGLTAGLHSLDSGEMGVWLDTIQAGNLYVNRGITGAIVQRQPFGGWKKSAVGAGTKAGGPNYLVGLGRWLPAEPGAKPGATLKGAAASILAAAKAAGPLVEASEAEALQKALFSDAAAWATEFGTRKDVSGLSAERNVFRYRSVPVTVRLSEGAKLVDLLRVVAAGAVAGSALTVSSAVGLPDAVVAAFAGLGVSTRLQNDAEWLASAAGIDGGRIRLIGGDSTALSAATGGRPDVAIYHGTVTPAGRIEMLPFLHEQAISITAHRFGTPNHLSDALI from the coding sequence ATGAGCACACCAACCCGGGATCAGAGCATCGACGCCAGGACGCAGTCCACCCCGGAATCCGGACACCCGGAACTGGCCCACGAAGAGCTGGCCTACGAAGCCATCCAGCTGGTTCGACACTGGCTCACCGAAGCCTCGAAGGTGCCCGTCGACGTTTCAGCACAACGCCTCGCCGGCGTCTTGAAGGACCCGAACGGCTTGGACTTCACGGTGGGGTTCGTCGACGGCGTCATCCGCCCCGAGGATCTGTCCGTGGCCGGCCGCAACCTGGCAAAGCTTGCCCCGAAAGTCCCGGCCTTCCTGCCCTGGTATATGCGGGCTGCCGTGCGTACCGGCGGCGTCATGGCTCCGGTCCTTCCGCAAGTGGTCATTCCGATCGCCCGCAGGGTCCTCCGTGACATGGTGGGCCACCTGATCGTGGACGCCACGGACGCCAAACTTGGCCCGGCCATCGCCAAGATCAAGCAGAACGGTGTCCACCTCAACGTGAACCTGTTGGGCGAGGCTGTTCTGGGCGAACGCGAAGCCAGCCGTCGGCTCGAAGGAACCCTCAAGCTCCTGGCGCGGGACGACGTCGACTACGTCTCCATCAAGGAATCCTCCACGGTGGCACCGCACTCGCTCTGGGCCTTCGACGAAGCCGTGGACCACGTGGTGGAGAAACTCACCCCGCTCTACCGGCTGGCAGCATCCTTCTCCAAGCCCAAGTTCATCAACCTGGACATGGAGGAATACAAGGACCTCAGCCTGACCATGGCCGTGTTCACCAGGATTCTGGACAAGCCTGAATTCAAGAACCTTGAAGCCGGCATCGTGCTGCAGGCCTACCTTCCGGACGCGCTCTCGGCCATGCAGGAACTGCAGGAATGGGCCGCGGCCCGGCGGGCCAGCGGCGGCGCTCCCATCAAGGTCCGCGTCGTCAAGGGCGCCAACCTGCCCATGGAACAGGTCCAGGCGTCCATTCAGGGCTGGCCACTCGCCACCTGGGGAACCAAACAGGATTCGGACACCAACTACAAGCGTGTCCTCAACTACGCCTTGACTGCCGAGCACATCGACGCGGTGCGCATCGGCGTCGCCGGCCACAACCTCTTCGACGTGGCGTTCGCCTGGTTGCTGGCGAAGGAACGCGGAGTAACTGAAGGCATCGAGTTCGAGATGCTCCTCGGAATGGCCACGGGCCAGGCCACGGCAGTGCGCAAGGATGTCGGCAGCCTTCTGCTCTACACGCCGGTGGTTCACCCGGGCGAGTTTGACGTCGCCATCGCCTACCTGATCCGCCGCCTGGAAGAGGGCGCGAGCCAGGATAACTTCATGTCTGCGGTGTTCGAACTTGGGGGGAACTCCCCAGAAAGCAGATCCCTGTTCGAACGCGAAAAGCAGCGCTTCCTCGCGTCCCTCGCGGAGCTGGACGACGCCGTTCCGGCCCCCAACCGCACACAGGACCGCAACAAGCCCTCGGCTTCCACAACAAACCAGGGCTTCGCCAACACCCCGGACACGGATCCCGCCCTGCCCGCCAACCGGGCTTGGGGCCGGGCCATCCTGGAGCGCATTCCAGGCTCCACCGCGGGCAACGCGATCGTTGAAGCAAGCAAGGTCAGTAGCCCCCAGGAGCTTGACCGCATTATCGCCGCCGCCGTCGAGGCTGGCGAAAAATGGGGTGCCATGCCGGCGGCCGAGCGGGCAGCCATCTTGCACCGCGCAGGCGACATCCTTGAATCCCGACGCGCCGAACTCCTTGAGGTCATGGCTTCCGAGACCGGCAAGACGATCGAGCAGGGCGATCCGGAGGTCAGCGAAGCTATCGATTTCGCGCATTACTATGCCGAGCGCGCCAAGGACCTGGAAACGGTCGACGGCGCCACGTTCGTCCCAGCGAACCTCACCGTCGTGACGCCGCCGTGGAACTTCCCGGTGGCGATTCCTGCGGGTTCCACGCTCGCGGCACTTGCGGCGGGATCCGCCGTCGTGATCAAACCCGCAAAGCAGGCCCGCCGCTCCGGTTCCGTCATGGTGGACGCCCTCTGGGAGGCCGGCGTGCCGCGCGAAGTGCTGGCGCTCGTGCAGCTGGAAGAACGCGAGCTGGGCACCCAGCTGGTCTCACACCCCAGCGTTGACCGCGTGATCCTCACCGGCGGCTACGAGACCGCTGAGCTCTTCCGATCCTTCCGGCAGGACCTGCCGCTGTTGGCGGAGACGTCCGGCAAGAACGCCATCATCGTCACCCCGCACGCCGACCTGGACCTGGCTGCCAAGGACGTCGTGTACTCGGCCTTCGGGCACGCCGGGCAGAAGTGCTCCGCCGCTTCGTTGGTGATCCTGGTGGGCTCCGTTGCCACGTCCGGGCGCTTCCACAACCAGCTGATTGATGCTGCCCGTTCGCTCAAGGTGGGTTACCCGGAGCAGGCCACCACCCAGATGGGACCGATTATCGAGCCCGCCAACGGCAAGCTCCTCAACGCACTGACCACCCTCGGCGACGGTGAGAGCTGGGCCATGAAGCCGGAGAAGCTGGACGAGACGGGGCGGCTGTGGTCCCCGGGCATCCGGTTCGGCGTCAAGCGAGGCTCCTACTTCCACCTGACCGAGTTCTTCGGCCCGGTCCTCGGCGTCATGACTGCGGCCACACTGGAAGAAGCCATCGCCATCCAGAACGAGATCGAATATGGCCTCACCGCCGGTCTGCACTCGCTCGATTCCGGTGAAATGGGCGTCTGGCTGGACACCATCCAGGCCGGAAACCTCTACGTGAACCGCGGCATCACGGGCGCCATCGTCCAGCGGCAGCCGTTCGGCGGATGGAAGAAGTCTGCCGTGGGTGCTGGCACCAAGGCCGGCGGCCCCAACTACCTGGTCGGGCTGGGCCGCTGGCTCCCGGCCGAGCCCGGTGCCAAGCCCGGTGCCACGCTCAAGGGTGCGGCTGCCTCGATCCTGGCCGCAGCCAAGGCCGCGGGCCCGCTTGTTGAAGCCAGCGAAGCAGAGGCTTTGCAGAAGGCGCTCTTCAGCGACGCCGCGGCATGGGCCACGGAATTCGGCACCCGCAAGGACGTCTCCGGCCTGAGTGCCGAGCGCAACGTCTTCCGGTACCGGTCCGTCCCCGTGACCGTCCGCTTGTCCGAGGGCGCGAAGCTCGTGGACTTGCTTCGCGTCGTAGCAGCCGGCGCCGTGGCGGGTTCGGCACTCACGGTGTCCTCCGCCGTCGGGCTTCCCGACGCCGTGGTAGCGGCGTTCGCCGGGCTGGGCGTGAGCACCCGCCTCCAGAACGACGCCGAATGGCTGGCTTCCGCGGCAGGTATCGACGGTGGCCGCATCCGCCTGATCGGCGGGGACAGCACCGCGCTGAGTGCCGCAACCGGCGGACGTCCCGACGTCGCGATCTACCACGGCACCGTGACCCCGGCCGGGCGCATCGAGATGCTGCCGTTCCTGCATGAACAGGCCATCAGCATCACGGCGCACCGCTTCGGCACGCCGAACCACCTGTCCGACGCGTTGATCTAG
- a CDS encoding MarR family winged helix-turn-helix transcriptional regulator: MATTQDRQLVEQWRSIQNSYFRTAAAIDRALEAKFDIGLNEFEILDLVAESVDSACRMKALGERTPMTQSAVSKVVDRLEKAGLVSRVTCVDDRRSLYLELTDAGRALHSAAAVEHRALLKENLGE; the protein is encoded by the coding sequence ATGGCAACAACGCAGGATCGCCAGCTGGTTGAGCAATGGCGCAGCATCCAGAACTCGTACTTCCGCACCGCGGCGGCAATCGACCGCGCCCTCGAGGCCAAGTTCGACATCGGCCTGAACGAATTCGAAATCCTCGATCTCGTCGCCGAAAGCGTTGACTCCGCCTGCCGCATGAAGGCCCTTGGGGAACGAACGCCGATGACCCAGAGCGCTGTCTCGAAAGTGGTCGACCGGCTCGAGAAAGCCGGACTTGTGTCCCGTGTCACCTGCGTGGACGACCGCCGCTCGCTGTACCTCGAGCTGACCGACGCCGGCCGTGCACTGCACTCGGCTGCCGCCGTCGAGCACCGCGCACTGCTGAAGGAAAACCTCGGCGAGTAG
- a CDS encoding MFS transporter has translation MTSPITLTRPAEQLHAAVRWTRAQWLLLMVVCTVLALDGLDVSMVGVALPSIGHELHLGTGSLQWIVSAYVLGYGSLLLLGGRLADLLGRRRIFLIALTVFAAASLLGGLVDDPAILIATRFVKGLAAAFTAPTGFSIITTNFAEGRERNKALSIFTTFGASGFSLGLVVGGLMTSLSWRWTFLVSVPIAVAVVLLGMLFIPRDKPSTEESGHDIWGAVTLALGMLGLVYTLVSAPEKGWGSVATIAGFAISAAVLATFAIIENRVKHPLIRFGILREGWVARANLSAVGLFGSYLSFQFILTMYLQSVLGWSPLGMALALLPTGLLVATSAPFADRFIEKFGAPKLILAGLTAMGLGYVLFLRVGTSPNYVLDILPSVLLLGVGFALAFPSINVQATAGIRDSEQGLAAGLIQTSTQVGAALVLAVTTALVSGHGTSDGTSSTVSAAAMLDQYRPGLALSAAVAIAALLVAASPARRRRTS, from the coding sequence ATGACTTCACCAATCACCCTTACGAGACCTGCCGAGCAGCTCCACGCAGCCGTCCGCTGGACCCGGGCGCAGTGGCTGCTGCTCATGGTGGTGTGCACCGTCCTGGCCCTCGACGGCCTGGACGTTTCCATGGTCGGAGTAGCCCTCCCCTCGATTGGCCACGAACTCCACCTCGGGACCGGTTCCCTGCAGTGGATAGTTTCCGCATATGTCCTGGGTTACGGAAGCCTCCTGCTCTTGGGCGGCCGGCTCGCCGACCTGCTGGGGCGGCGTCGGATCTTCCTGATCGCCTTGACCGTTTTCGCCGCCGCATCGCTCCTCGGCGGCCTCGTGGATGATCCCGCCATCTTGATCGCTACGCGCTTCGTCAAGGGCCTGGCCGCGGCATTCACCGCCCCTACCGGATTCTCGATCATCACCACCAACTTCGCCGAAGGCCGCGAGCGCAATAAGGCACTGTCCATCTTCACAACTTTCGGCGCGAGCGGCTTCTCACTGGGACTCGTTGTTGGTGGACTCATGACCAGCCTGAGCTGGCGCTGGACCTTCCTGGTGTCGGTACCAATCGCCGTCGCCGTCGTCCTGCTCGGCATGCTGTTCATCCCCCGGGACAAACCGTCCACTGAAGAGAGCGGGCACGATATCTGGGGTGCGGTCACGCTCGCCCTCGGGATGCTTGGCTTGGTGTACACCTTGGTTTCAGCTCCGGAAAAGGGCTGGGGATCTGTGGCAACAATCGCCGGATTCGCCATCTCCGCCGCCGTGCTGGCAACCTTTGCCATCATCGAAAACCGGGTCAAGCACCCGCTCATCCGCTTCGGCATCCTGCGTGAAGGCTGGGTGGCCCGCGCCAACCTCAGTGCGGTTGGCTTGTTCGGTTCCTACCTGAGCTTCCAGTTCATCCTCACCATGTACCTTCAGTCGGTGCTCGGCTGGTCTCCCCTGGGCATGGCACTTGCCTTGCTTCCCACAGGGCTCTTGGTTGCAACGAGCGCGCCATTCGCGGACAGGTTCATCGAAAAATTCGGAGCTCCCAAGCTCATCCTCGCGGGCCTGACGGCGATGGGGCTGGGCTACGTCCTCTTCCTCCGCGTTGGAACCTCGCCCAACTATGTCCTGGACATTCTTCCTTCCGTCCTCCTGCTGGGCGTCGGCTTCGCCTTGGCCTTCCCGTCCATCAACGTCCAAGCGACCGCTGGAATCCGGGACTCGGAACAGGGACTGGCCGCCGGCCTCATCCAGACCAGTACGCAGGTTGGGGCCGCCCTGGTCCTTGCCGTGACCACCGCCCTCGTCAGCGGCCACGGCACCTCCGACGGCACAAGCAGCACCGTCAGCGCTGCGGCCATGCTCGATCAGTACCGGCCAGGATTGGCCCTGAGCGCTGCCGTGGCAATCGCGGCCCTGCTGGTGGCAGCGTCCCCGGCGCGCCGCCGTCGTACCTCCTAG
- a CDS encoding glutathione peroxidase yields MSPLYSIPLTFNDGSQADFGSFEGKAVLVVNVASKCGFTRQYSGLEELYGKYRDRGLEILGVPCNQFGGQERGSDAEIADFCQRNFGVSFSLSSKSNVRGKNQHPLYAELTRTADGSKPQKVKWNFEKFLVSREGEVLARFPSAVEPDSEELIEALEKALA; encoded by the coding sequence ATGTCCCCGCTCTACAGCATCCCACTGACGTTCAACGACGGCTCCCAAGCCGACTTTGGGAGTTTCGAGGGCAAAGCCGTCCTGGTGGTCAACGTGGCCTCGAAATGTGGATTCACCCGCCAGTACTCCGGCCTCGAAGAGCTCTACGGCAAATACCGCGACCGCGGACTCGAGATCCTGGGTGTGCCGTGCAACCAATTCGGTGGCCAGGAAAGAGGTTCCGACGCCGAGATCGCGGACTTCTGCCAGCGTAACTTCGGAGTCTCTTTTTCGCTCTCCAGCAAGTCGAACGTCCGTGGCAAGAATCAGCATCCCTTGTATGCAGAACTGACCCGGACAGCAGACGGGTCCAAGCCACAGAAGGTCAAGTGGAACTTCGAGAAGTTCTTGGTCAGCCGCGAAGGCGAGGTCCTCGCCCGCTTCCCGTCCGCCGTCGAGCCCGATTCCGAAGAGCTCATCGAGGCGCTTGAAAAGGCGCTCGCCTAG